One Campylobacter sputorum genomic window, TTTTTATATTAACACTTTTTATGCTTCCATTTTTTAAGTCAATTCCTGCAAATGCAATATATCCTGTTTTAGTAATGGTTGGAATTTTAATGTTTAGCGAGCTTGGTAGGATTAATTTTAAAGATCAAGCAACAAGTGTGGCTTCTTTTTTGATAGTTATGCTTATGCCGCTTACTTATTCTATTACAAACGGATTAGCGTGTGGATTTTTGGTATATCTTTTCATAAAACTTATAAAAAAAGAATTTAAAGATATAAATTTAGGTATTATTACCTTATCTCTCATAAGTTTGATAGCTTTTTTAGTTTATTAAAGGATTTTTTATGCTTTATTATACATATGAAGAATTTGCAAAAGATGTACCCGCTATGGCAAGAAAGATCAGAAACGAGTTTGATCCAGAGGTGATTTTAGCTATAGCAAGAGGCGGTATGACGCTGGGACACTCACTTTCTGTTGCTTTAGAAAATAGAAATTTATTTGCCTTAAATTCGGTGCATTATGATGGTAAGACGAAATTAGATACCATTGAAATTTTTAATATCCCTGATTTAAGTAAATTTAAAAGAGTTTTGATATCTGAAGATATTATAGATAGTGGTGAAAGTATGGTAGCTGTAAAAAAGAGACTACTTGAAATTTATCCACATTTAGAGATAAAAATAGCAACAATTTACTATAAATCAAAAGCACTTTTGCTTCCAGATTTTACGGTCAAAGAAGCAAACGAATGGGTCGAGTTTTTTTGGGATATAAAAATTTAATACTAAAATGACTAAACAAATTGATAAAACCCCATTTTACATACTTTTTTTTATATGTTTTTTGGATCTGTTTATTTTGTTTTATTGTGTTTCAAATTTGAGTATTAGTTACGATGAGGCAAGAATTTTTTATGTAGAAAATTCTTTATTGTCGCATATTGTGAGATTTAGTTGTCAAATTTTTGGACAAAATGATTATGCTTTAAGACTCCCGTTTTTAATTTTTCATTTTTTATCACTGATATTGTTTTATAAAATTTCAAAACATATACTAAAGAGAAAAAATGATAGATATATTTGCGTGATTTTATTTATATTTTTGCCTGGAATTTTAGCTAGTGCTATTTTGGTAAATGAAGCTGGATTAGTTCTTTTACTAACAATTTTTATGATATATTTATATCAAAATAATTTTTTAAAATCTTTTTATATTTCAATGTTTATTTGTGCGTTTTTATCAAATTCATTTATGCTTTTTTATGTATGTGTTTTGATGTTTGGTATCTACATAAAACATAGAAGAATTTCATTTTTAGCACTTTTTTGTTTTATAGTTTCTATATCTTTTTTTGGCTTTGAAATAGATGGAAAACCAAAAGGATATTTACTAGATACGATAGGAATTTTTGCTGCAGTTTTTTCGCCTTTTTTGTTTTTGTATTTTATATATACGATTTATAGAATAGCTATAAAAGAAGAAGATAAAAACATAGTTTGGTTTGTAAGTGCCGGTTCTTTTGTGATTTGTGCTTTGTTTTCTATAAGACAAAAACTTTATTTAGAAGATTTTTTGCCATTTAGTATTATTGCACTCCCGCTTATGGTAAGAGTTTTTTTTAATTCATACAGAGCAAGACTTCCTAAATTTAGAATGAAATACAAAGTTGCTACGACTTTTGCTCTTTTTTCTTTACTTTTTTTTAGCATGCTTATAGTTTTAAATCCTATTTTATATACAATAAGCTTTAAAGATAATCCTCAAAAACACTTTGCTTATAATTATCATATAGCAAAAGAACTATCAATTTTTCTTAAACAAAATAACTTTAATAATTTATATATTAAAGATAAAAAAATGGCATTAAGACTTAAATTTTATGGTATAAATAATGATAAAAAATCCATTATTTTTCTCGAAGAGCAAAAATATACTTCTAAAAACGATGAGATTGTTTCTAAATTTAAACTATATAAAGTAAATACTTTGATATCGCAGTATAATGTTATTAAAGAAAAATAATGCTATAATTTTAAAAAATAAATTTGGATATGATATGAAAAAAGCTTTTTCTTTGATTGAACTTGTAATGGTTGTAGTCATAGTTGGTATAATTGCAATTGTTGCAGTACCTAGATTTCAAAGAGATAATCTGCAAGAAGCAGCCGATCAAATTCTTTCACATATTCGCTATACACAACAACTTGCAATGCTAGATAATAAATTTGATCCAAATGATGAGACTTGGTATAAAGCAAGATGGCAGATATTTTTTGCCAAAACAAAAGAAACTGGAGATGAATACTCTTATACAGTTTTTTCGGATTATATAGACAAAAAAAGCGGATTTCCAAATTTAGAAGAGATTGCACAAGATTTTGCAAATCCTAAAAAATTGCTTACTGGAGGATATAGTGGTGCAATTGAATTTTACGACGAAAGAGTAAGTAAAAATTTAAGAATTGGTAAATTTTTTGATATAAAAGATATAAAATTTAAAAGATTAAATGGTGCTACTAGAATAGTTTTTGATGAAATAGGAAGACCATATAGTGCAGTTCAAAATTCTATAAATTCTACTGATAAAATATTAAAAGAGCCTTGCATTATTACATTAATTGATAATAGTGGTAAAAATAAATCAATTACTGTGTGTAATGAAACGGGTTACGCTTTTATTTTACCACCAGATGTAGATATAGGAGATGTGGAGAAGTATTCTGATAAAATTTGCAATGATAAAAAATAAATTTTAATTTTCCCCATAACTTTCACATCTTTTCAGCTCACTTTAAGCAATATTTCTATACAATTCAATTTCCGCTTCGCAGAAAAACCTTTTAAAAAGATCTTTTTTGTTGTTAAGTGTGTTTTTTAAATTAATATTGTTAAACATTTTTAGTCAATCTTTGAAATCTAAACAAGTGATCGATTGAGCCATCTATTTTTAGGCTTTCTTTGGAAAGTAAAAAGTAGTAAAAAATATAATTATTAATAATAAAGATTAAAATATCAAATTATTAAAAAATAAAAAGTTTTTAGATTAAAACTTCATATAAAAGCGTGATTAAATTTCTTTAAGTTATTTAGAAATTTATACAAACACCTTAGATTTATCATTATATGAAAAACTAAGTTTTTCGTAAATGTATGTAACTTTAGGTGGGTGTAAGAGAGTAAAACTCCTACACGCAGAACGGACTTTGTTCGTTTAAGTAATAAATATGGAGAGTTTGATCCTGGCTCAGAGTGAACGCTGGCGGCGTGCCTAATACATGCAAGTCGAACGATGAAGTCCTAGCTTGCTAGGATGGATTAGTGGCGCACGGGTGAGTAATGTATAGCTAATCTGCCCCATAGAGAGGAACAACACTTAGAAATGAGTGCTAATACCTCATACTCCAATTATACATAAGTTTAATTGGGAAAAGTAGCTCTTAATAATATATATCAAAGATAATTTATAAATAAAAAATCATAAATATAACAATGAGTTTTTTTAAAGCTTTATATTAATAAAGCAAAAAAAGCAAAGTAGTTAGATTTATTTAGTTTTTAAATATTTTTAAACATAAACAAATTTAATCATAATAATTAAATTTAAATTATCACTAAATTTCTAAACCATCATTTAGAAATATCTTAATATATATTATTAAGAGCTTTCGCTATGGGATGAGGCTATATTGTATCAGCTAGTTGGTAAGGTAATGGCTTACCAAGGCTATGACGCATAACTGGTCTGAGAGGATGATCAGTCACACTGGAACTGAGACACGGTCCAGACTCCTACGGGAGGCAGCAGTAGGGAATATTGCTCAATGGGGGAAACCCTGAAGCAGCAACGCCGCGTGGAGGATGACACTTTTCGGAGCGTAAACTCCTTTTCTTTGGGAAGAATAATGACGGTACCAAAGGAATAAGCACCGGCTAACTCCGTGCCAGCAGCCGCGGTAATACGGAGGGTGCAAGCGTTACTCGGAATCACTGGGCGTAAAGGACGCGTAGGTGGATAGATAAGTCTCTTGTGAAATCTAGTAGCTTAACTACTAAACTGCTTGGGAAACTATCTATCTAGAGTAAGGGAGAGGCAGATGGAATTCTTGGTGTAGGGGTAAAATCCGTAGATATCAAGAGGAATACTTATTGCGAAGGCGATCTGCTAGAACTTAACTGACACTAATGCGTGAAAGCGTGGGGAGCAAACAGGATTAGATACCCTGGTAGTCCACGCCCTAAACGATGTATACTGGTTGTTGCTATGCTAGTCATGGCAGTAATCCACCTAACGGATTAAGTATACCGCCTGGGGAGTACGGTCGCAAGATTAAAACTCAAAGGAATAGACGGGGACCCGCACAAGCGGTGGAGCATGTGGTTTAATTCGAAGATACGCGAAGAACCTTACCCGGACTTGATATCTAACAAATCATCTAGAGATAGAAGAGTGTCTGCTTGCAGAAATGTTAAGACAGGTGCTGCACGGCTGTCGTCAGCTCGTGTCGTGAGATGTTGGGTTAAGTCCCGCAACGAGCGCAACCCACGTGTTTAGTTGCTAACAGTTAGGCTGAGCACTCTAAACAGACTGCCTTCGTAAGGAGGAGGAAGGTGTGGACGACGTCAAGTCATCATGGCCCTTATGTCCGGGGCGACACACGTGCTACAATGGCATATACAATAAGACGCAATATCGCGAGATGGAGCAAATCTATAAAATATGTCCCAGTTCGGATTGGAGTCTGCAACTCGACTCCATGAAGCCGGAATCGCTAGTAATCGTAGATCAGCCATGCTACGGTGAATACGTTCCCGGGTCTTGTACTCACCGCCCGTCACACCATGGGAGTTGATTTCACTCGAAGCCCAAATACCAAATTGGTTATGGTCCACAGTGGAATCAGCGACTGGGGTGAAGTCGTAACAAGGTAACCGTAGGAGAACCTGCGGTTGGATCACCTCCTTTCTAGAGTACAATGAATATTTCTCACAAAATATTCATCAAAGGAAAATTTTAGATTAGTATATATAAACTAATCTACTCAATCATCCTTGTTTAGTTTTCAGAGATTGATCTTAATAAAGATATATAGTGCTAAAAAGAAATTATATAATTTAGATTTTACTTAAATAAAAAATAATTTATTTTATTGTTTAAAGCTATCTAAAACAGAATATGTGAGCTTTGCACAATAAAAAGCAAACTGCTTTGCTTTTTAATTGATTACTGTTGTGAGCAAAGCGAACCAGTAAGCATACTGCGTGCATTTGAGTTTATTTGCATAAGAAAATATATAAATATGGGGAATTAGCTCAGCTGGGAGAGCGCCTGCTTTGCACAATAAAAAGCAAACTGCTTTGCTTTTTAATTGATTACTGTTGTGAGCAAAGCGAACCAGTAAGCATACTGCGTGCATTTGAGTTTATTTGCATAAGAAAATATATAAATATGGGGAATTAGCTCAGCTGGGAGAGCGCCTGCTTTGCACGCAGGAGGTCAGCGGTTCGATCCCGCTATTCTCCACCATTTAGATAATACAGAACTGAATATGGAAAACAGATTAAAGAAAATATCCGTTATCTGCACTCAGACATCCGTATTTGGTAAGAGGGCCTATAGCTCAGCTGGTTAGAGTGCACCCCTGATAAGGGTGAGGTCATAAGTTCAAGTCTTATTAGGCCCACCATTATATCATTAATTAGTTTTTAGTGCATTGTTATAATAAAAATGTTTATAATATAATATTATTTAATCCAAAAAAACTTCTAGTATTCATTTTATTCAAATGCTAAATTTAAAATAGCTTTAAATCTTAAATTTGTTTTTATAGTTGCTTGTATTATAACGAGATACTATTTAACTGTTATTATTAAGATAAATTTAATATCTAGAGTAATCATATATAATGATGAATATTAAAAAAACTAAATTTTGTGTATTATTTAGTTTTAGCACTGTCTTATGTAAATATTTATTATTAAGACTTAATAACTTCTGTTATTATCCAATCAAAATATAAATAACAATTTATGATTTTATTTATATGTTTTATAAAATATTTTTTATACCCTGTATTGGTTTTAAAACTTATTGCTATTTTTAAAGATTTTCTTCTAAAACTACTTATAATTTTAGATATTTTAATAATACACAAATTTTAAAAAGTTATAAAGAGAAAAATAGTCTTAAGTGTGTTTTGATATAATTATAAATAAATATTTATATAAAGTGCAATTAAAATGAATAAGGAAATTTCTTTTCGTTTTACGATTATAATGATTTTTAGCTTTTTATCATTGTTTATTA contains:
- a CDS encoding prepilin-type N-terminal cleavage/methylation domain-containing protein, giving the protein MKKAFSLIELVMVVVIVGIIAIVAVPRFQRDNLQEAADQILSHIRYTQQLAMLDNKFDPNDETWYKARWQIFFAKTKETGDEYSYTVFSDYIDKKSGFPNLEEIAQDFANPKKLLTGGYSGAIEFYDERVSKNLRIGKFFDIKDIKFKRLNGATRIVFDEIGRPYSAVQNSINSTDKILKEPCIITLIDNSGKNKSITVCNETGYAFILPPDVDIGDVEKYSDKICNDKK
- a CDS encoding glycosyltransferase family 39 protein — its product is MFYCVSNLSISYDEARIFYVENSLLSHIVRFSCQIFGQNDYALRLPFLIFHFLSLILFYKISKHILKRKNDRYICVILFIFLPGILASAILVNEAGLVLLLTIFMIYLYQNNFLKSFYISMFICAFLSNSFMLFYVCVLMFGIYIKHRRISFLALFCFIVSISFFGFEIDGKPKGYLLDTIGIFAAVFSPFLFLYFIYTIYRIAIKEEDKNIVWFVSAGSFVICALFSIRQKLYLEDFLPFSIIALPLMVRVFFNSYRARLPKFRMKYKVATTFALFSLLFFSMLIVLNPILYTISFKDNPQKHFAYNYHIAKELSIFLKQNNFNNLYIKDKKMALRLKFYGINNDKKSIIFLEEQKYTSKNDEIVSKFKLYKVNTLISQYNVIKEK
- a CDS encoding phosphoribosyltransferase; the encoded protein is MLYYTYEEFAKDVPAMARKIRNEFDPEVILAIARGGMTLGHSLSVALENRNLFALNSVHYDGKTKLDTIEIFNIPDLSKFKRVLISEDIIDSGESMVAVKKRLLEIYPHLEIKIATIYYKSKALLLPDFTVKEANEWVEFFWDIKI